The following coding sequences lie in one Haladaptatus sp. DJG-WS-42 genomic window:
- a CDS encoding cation:proton antiporter yields the protein MAAGPAGNLLLEAGVVFAVLAISGSIASRLGQSVIPAYILFGILIGPFAPEIAGQSLTLIETREFIDLLAELGIVFLLFFIGLEFSFDRLLQAGSKLGIAGGVDFVVNFGIGVLAGFALGFSPLETFFLAGIVYASSSAIITKTLVDLGWIADPESETILGVLVFEDIVLAVYLAILTALAFGDGGLAEIGASLARSGAFLVVLVALAARGQPLIERLLDVQSSELFLLRIVGAIVFVGGLALAFGVSEAVAAFFIGAAFGTTSHAHRIERIISSERDIYAAVFFFSIGLSTNPRLLVTVAVPVLVLVVVTTASKLFSGYVSGQRYNLGPRRSVRVSLAMIARGEFSLVVAAIAATAGGSLVLSETIPAIGVGYVLVMSILGTMAMRYSKTVERWLGVAV from the coding sequence ATGGCGGCTGGGCCAGCCGGAAATCTCCTCCTCGAAGCGGGCGTCGTGTTCGCTGTCCTCGCAATCAGCGGGAGCATTGCGAGCCGCCTCGGGCAGTCGGTGATTCCCGCCTACATCCTCTTTGGCATCCTCATCGGCCCCTTCGCGCCCGAAATCGCAGGACAGTCGCTCACGCTCATCGAGACGCGAGAGTTCATCGACCTGCTTGCGGAGCTCGGTATCGTCTTTTTGCTGTTTTTCATCGGCCTCGAATTCAGCTTCGACCGCCTGCTGCAGGCGGGGAGCAAGCTCGGTATTGCCGGGGGCGTCGATTTCGTCGTGAATTTCGGCATCGGCGTTCTCGCGGGCTTCGCCCTCGGCTTCTCGCCGCTCGAGACGTTCTTCCTCGCTGGTATCGTCTACGCGTCTTCGAGCGCCATCATCACGAAAACGCTCGTTGACCTCGGGTGGATTGCAGACCCCGAGAGCGAGACCATCCTCGGCGTGCTCGTGTTCGAAGACATCGTCCTCGCCGTCTACCTCGCCATCCTCACTGCGCTCGCGTTCGGTGACGGCGGCCTTGCTGAGATTGGAGCGTCCCTCGCCCGGTCAGGCGCATTCCTCGTCGTGCTCGTCGCCCTCGCCGCCCGCGGCCAACCACTGATTGAACGCCTCTTAGACGTGCAATCGTCCGAACTGTTCTTGCTCCGCATCGTTGGCGCAATCGTGTTCGTTGGCGGGCTTGCACTCGCCTTTGGCGTGAGCGAAGCCGTTGCCGCCTTCTTTATCGGCGCAGCGTTCGGCACGACCTCCCACGCCCACCGCATCGAGCGCATCATCTCCTCTGAGCGCGACATTTACGCCGCCGTATTCTTCTTCTCGATCGGCCTCAGCACGAATCCCCGGCTCTTGGTCACGGTCGCTGTGCCCGTCCTCGTACTCGTCGTCGTGACCACCGCGAGCAAACTCTTCTCAGGGTACGTGAGCGGCCAGCGTTACAATCTCGGCCCGCGGCGCTCGGTTCGCGTCTCACTTGCCATGATTGCCCGCGGCGAGTTCTCGCTCGTCGTCGCCGCGATTGCCGCCACTGCTGGTGGATCGCTCGTGCTGAGCGAGACGATTCCCGCGATTGGCGTCGGTTACGTCCTCGTCATGAGCATTCTGGGGACGATGGCGATGCGCTACTCGAAGACGGTCGAGCGATGGCTGGGCGTCGCCGTCTAA
- a CDS encoding TrkA C-terminal domain-containing protein — protein MTVYESDIPGVGRKFELEVGGDARLITLIHHDGRREVFYRPNPDADSQKLFDLDSQRARQFGAILEGAYFESVAVENLSVPLGNAIINWESVPEYSPLAGKTLADSGIRATTGASVIAIQRGEDTIPNPGPETTIEPGDYLVALGTREQVTALNKLLSSGA, from the coding sequence ATGACGGTTTACGAATCTGATATCCCGGGTGTGGGACGGAAATTCGAATTGGAGGTTGGCGGTGATGCGCGACTCATCACGCTTATCCACCACGACGGTCGCCGAGAGGTGTTCTATCGGCCGAATCCGGATGCTGATAGCCAAAAACTGTTCGACTTAGACAGCCAGCGCGCCCGCCAGTTCGGCGCGATTCTCGAAGGCGCGTACTTCGAGTCGGTCGCCGTCGAAAACCTCTCTGTCCCCCTCGGAAACGCCATCATCAACTGGGAGTCGGTTCCCGAATACTCGCCGCTCGCCGGAAAAACGCTCGCTGACTCCGGCATTCGCGCAACGACGGGAGCCTCCGTCATCGCCATCCAACGCGGCGAAGACACCATCCCGAACCCCGGCCCTGAGACGACCATCGAGCCCGGCGACTATCTCGTCGCCCTCGGCACGCGCGAGCAGGTTACCGCGCTCAACAAACTGCTCTCGTCTGGAGCCTGA